In Paucidesulfovibrio gracilis DSM 16080, a single genomic region encodes these proteins:
- a CDS encoding polyprenyl synthetase family protein, with the protein MKQLFAYFDSELPGVNSFLDTETAKLDGLVREVSRHVLLGPGKRIRPVMTICTARTLGFDGDVMPLACSLEMLHSATLIHDDILDDATLRRGRPAAHVSFGTTQSVLAGDVLLALANRLGAQYDIPRVNLLLAEGIMATAEGEILEMAGLDEPVVDRERYMRVIIGKTARLIETACRCGAAVATPDRELEDVAGAYGLNLGIAFQLVDDALDYVSPSDTMGKPEGGDLREGKVTLPLIHLFEDIGEDEAAKLLADIRNHELDEAGQQRVLDMVREGDYANRTRETAARYIDEAKAALNGLPDCLERKVLSQAADFVLSRKK; encoded by the coding sequence ATGAAGCAACTTTTCGCCTACTTCGACTCCGAACTGCCCGGAGTAAATTCCTTTCTTGATACGGAAACCGCCAAGCTCGACGGGCTGGTGCGGGAGGTCTCCCGGCACGTGTTGCTGGGACCGGGCAAACGGATTCGCCCCGTGATGACCATCTGCACGGCACGCACCCTGGGCTTTGACGGCGATGTCATGCCCTTGGCCTGCTCTTTGGAGATGCTCCACTCGGCAACGCTCATCCATGACGACATTCTGGACGACGCCACGCTCCGCAGAGGCCGCCCGGCTGCGCATGTATCCTTCGGCACCACGCAGTCCGTGCTGGCCGGAGACGTGCTCCTGGCCCTGGCCAACCGCCTGGGCGCGCAGTACGACATCCCCCGGGTGAATCTGCTCCTTGCCGAAGGCATCATGGCCACGGCCGAAGGGGAAATTTTGGAGATGGCGGGTCTGGACGAACCCGTGGTGGACCGCGAACGATACATGCGGGTCATCATCGGCAAAACCGCCCGACTCATTGAAACCGCCTGCCGTTGCGGCGCGGCCGTGGCCACCCCGGACCGGGAGCTGGAGGACGTGGCTGGAGCCTACGGCCTGAACCTGGGCATCGCCTTCCAATTGGTGGACGACGCCCTGGACTATGTCTCGCCTTCCGACACCATGGGCAAGCCCGAAGGCGGGGACTTGCGCGAAGGCAAGGTCACCCTTCCCCTGATCCATCTTTTTGAGGATATCGGCGAGGATGAAGCCGCCAAACTGCTGGCCGACATCCGCAACCATGAACTGGACGAAGCCGGGCAGCAACGTGTGCTGGACATGGTGCGCGAGGGCGACTACGCCAACCGCACCCGCGAGACCGCGGCCCGCTACATTGACGAAGCCAAGGCCGCCCTGAACGGGCTGCCGGACTGCCTGGAAAGGAAAGTGCTTTCCCAGGCAGCGGATTTCGTGCTTTCTCGCAAA
- the mqnB gene encoding futalosine hydrolase gives MLLFTAATSQELSAALRDFGPLPDCPQGVPVGHAVAGRDAHLLVSGVGLVNAAWSLGRAVSLPDLSGVINIGVAGSFDPVMLPLRQAVLVRREIWPEYGLWTPKGADARGLGFAQHSNVGTDGGAVWDRIDLDVNEAALAMGLHLDDEWPQAASLSVSSVTTTSERAAMLRRTYAADLENMEGFALAYGCLCAGLPFLELRCVSNKVGSRRNEDWDICGALAALGHTVAQLTG, from the coding sequence ATGCTTTTATTCACCGCTGCCACGTCCCAAGAGCTTTCGGCCGCGTTGCGCGATTTCGGCCCGCTCCCGGACTGCCCCCAGGGTGTTCCCGTGGGCCATGCCGTGGCCGGGCGGGACGCGCATCTTTTGGTTTCGGGCGTGGGGCTGGTCAATGCGGCTTGGTCCTTGGGCCGGGCTGTTTCCCTGCCGGACCTTTCGGGGGTGATTAACATCGGGGTTGCAGGTTCGTTTGATCCCGTTATGCTCCCGTTGCGGCAAGCCGTGCTGGTTCGCCGTGAAATTTGGCCGGAATACGGACTATGGACCCCAAAAGGGGCGGACGCGAGAGGATTGGGTTTTGCGCAACACTCCAACGTGGGCACTGACGGCGGTGCGGTCTGGGACAGAATCGACCTGGACGTGAACGAGGCCGCGCTTGCCATGGGTCTTCATTTGGACGACGAATGGCCGCAGGCCGCCAGTTTGAGCGTTTCCAGTGTGACCACGACCTCGGAGCGGGCCGCCATGCTCCGACGCACCTATGCGGCGGACCTGGAAAACATGGAAGGATTCGCCCTGGCCTACGGCTGTTTATGCGCGGGGCTACCGTTTTTGGAATTGCGCTGCGTTTCCAACAAAGTAGGATCGCGTCGCAACGAGGATTGGGACATATGCGGAGCACTTGCCGCCCTGGGCCACACCGTGGCGCAATTGACGGGCTGA
- a CDS encoding nucleotide sugar dehydrogenase, which translates to MITFDELKARKAPIAVVGLGYVGLPLAVALSRHFDVIGFDICEQRIRELQDGKDRTNEVLPHDLQSATVRYSHQAEDLAEARVIIVAVPTPIDDHRSPDLRPVRGSSTTVGQHLQPGTVVVYESTVYPGLTEDICVPLLEEHSGLTCGKDFFVGYSPERINPGDREHTLQTIVKVVAGQNDASTDLLAELYGSVVTAGVYRAADIKTAEAAKVIENTQRDLNIALMNELATIFDRMGIDTLNVLEAAGTKWNFLPFRPGLVGGHCIGVDPYYLTFKAQALGLHPQLILAGRRINDTMGKFIVENAIKWLINADKKIKNARIGMLGLTFKENVPDLRNTKAVDIVHEFEEYGARMLVHDAMADHDEAKREYDIDLSELEELRDLDCLVLCVSHDAYRELELQEIKSWFRDQKQPIIIDVKGFFDPEELKEHGFLHWRL; encoded by the coding sequence TTGATCACCTTTGACGAACTCAAAGCCCGGAAAGCGCCCATTGCCGTGGTCGGCCTGGGCTACGTCGGCCTGCCCCTGGCCGTGGCCCTGTCCCGACATTTCGACGTAATCGGCTTCGACATCTGCGAGCAGCGCATCCGCGAACTACAGGACGGCAAAGACCGCACCAACGAAGTGCTGCCGCACGACCTGCAATCCGCCACAGTACGCTACTCGCATCAGGCCGAGGATCTGGCCGAAGCCCGCGTCATCATCGTGGCCGTACCCACGCCCATTGACGACCATCGCAGCCCGGACCTGCGCCCCGTGCGCGGCTCCAGCACCACCGTGGGGCAGCACCTTCAGCCCGGTACCGTGGTGGTCTACGAATCCACGGTCTACCCCGGTCTCACCGAAGACATCTGCGTGCCTCTGCTGGAAGAACATTCCGGCCTTACCTGCGGCAAGGACTTTTTTGTGGGCTATTCGCCGGAACGCATCAACCCCGGCGACCGCGAGCACACCTTGCAGACCATCGTCAAAGTGGTTGCCGGCCAAAACGACGCCTCCACCGATCTGCTCGCCGAACTCTATGGAAGCGTGGTCACGGCAGGCGTCTACCGCGCCGCAGACATCAAGACCGCCGAAGCCGCCAAAGTCATTGAAAACACCCAGCGCGACCTGAATATCGCGCTCATGAACGAACTGGCCACCATCTTTGACCGCATGGGCATTGATACCCTGAACGTGCTCGAGGCTGCCGGCACCAAATGGAACTTCCTTCCGTTTCGGCCCGGGCTGGTGGGCGGCCACTGCATCGGCGTGGACCCATACTACCTGACCTTCAAGGCCCAAGCCCTGGGCCTGCACCCCCAGCTCATCCTGGCTGGACGGCGCATCAACGACACCATGGGCAAATTCATCGTGGAAAACGCCATCAAATGGCTCATCAACGCGGATAAAAAGATCAAAAATGCGCGCATCGGCATGCTCGGACTCACCTTTAAGGAAAACGTACCCGACCTGCGCAATACCAAAGCCGTGGACATCGTCCATGAGTTCGAGGAATACGGCGCCCGGATGCTCGTCCACGACGCCATGGCCGACCATGACGAAGCCAAACGCGAATACGACATTGATCTTTCGGAACTGGAAGAGCTTCGCGACCTGGACTGCCTCGTACTCTGCGTCAGCCACGACGCCTATCGCGAGCTGGAATTGCAGGAAATCAAATCCTGGTTCCGGGACCAGAAGCAGCCGATCATCATCGACGTGAAAGGATTCTTTGATCCCGAGGAACTGAAAGAACACGGATTTTTGCACTGGCGGCTCTAA
- a CDS encoding DUF2065 family protein, with product MHMDWQFLLAALGLALALEGAAYFLLAERLPRMLALLAEQGPGLLRGMGLAAMVLGLLTVYLVRA from the coding sequence ATGCATATGGATTGGCAATTTCTTTTGGCAGCGTTGGGGCTGGCCCTGGCATTGGAGGGCGCGGCCTATTTTCTCCTGGCCGAGCGACTGCCCCGCATGCTGGCCTTGCTCGCGGAGCAGGGACCGGGACTGTTGCGCGGCATGGGCCTGGCGGCCATGGTGCTCGGACTGCTGACGGTCTATCTTGTGCGGGCATGA
- a CDS encoding ubiquinone/menaquinone biosynthesis methyltransferase — translation MDQTRAYPPQNGEESSHGRKVADMFGRIAPWYDLLNHVLSLGQDYVWRYRLARLVRPVGDGPILDLAAGTLDVSTELLRRYPENSILSLDFALPMLARGTEKKIKGSRTGRIHPVQADGRRLPLPANSVDGATIAFGIRNIKPRAEAYGEVLRVLKPGARFCVLEFGTGSRRVWKGLYNFYLNRVLPGIGRLISGDAAAYRYLADTIRAFPDERTLEQEMIDAGFARVTHLPLCSGIVFLHVAEKAATTE, via the coding sequence ATGGACCAGACCCGCGCTTACCCCCCACAAAACGGGGAGGAATCGTCTCATGGCCGCAAGGTGGCCGACATGTTCGGCCGCATCGCTCCATGGTATGATCTGCTCAACCATGTGCTCAGCCTCGGGCAGGATTACGTCTGGCGTTACCGGCTGGCCCGGCTCGTCAGGCCCGTGGGCGACGGTCCCATTCTGGACCTGGCTGCCGGAACCCTGGACGTATCCACGGAACTTTTGCGCCGCTACCCGGAAAACAGCATCCTTTCCCTGGACTTTGCCCTGCCCATGCTGGCACGCGGCACCGAAAAAAAAATCAAAGGCTCCCGTACGGGCCGCATCCATCCGGTCCAGGCCGACGGACGACGGCTGCCGCTGCCTGCAAACAGCGTGGACGGCGCCACCATCGCCTTTGGCATTCGCAACATCAAACCCCGGGCCGAAGCCTACGGCGAAGTCTTGCGCGTGCTCAAGCCCGGAGCGCGGTTTTGCGTACTGGAATTCGGAACCGGAAGCCGGAGGGTCTGGAAAGGACTCTACAATTTTTATCTCAACCGGGTGCTGCCCGGCATTGGTCGGCTCATCTCAGGCGACGCGGCCGCGTACCGCTATCTGGCGGATACCATCCGCGCCTTCCCGGACGAACGCACCCTGGAACAGGAAATGATCGACGCAGGCTTTGCGCGGGTCACGCACCTGCCGCTGTGCTCGGGCATCGTGTTCCTTCACGTGGCGGAAAAAGCGGCCACCACCGAGTAA
- a CDS encoding cytochrome c3 family protein: protein MKRTLFITLLAVALMGAFTLSIAVAADAPAEDVEIKFPGDKMKYAPLMFSHSVHGDLKCEDCHHKMGESDDMKCTNCHSDISRENKRNPDSFDSAWHARKSKHSCVGCHKAMKQGPTKCNDCHTK, encoded by the coding sequence ATGAAACGGACTCTGTTCATCACACTTTTGGCTGTCGCCCTCATGGGTGCCTTCACGCTGTCCATCGCCGTGGCTGCCGATGCCCCGGCCGAGGATGTCGAGATCAAGTTCCCCGGCGACAAGATGAAGTATGCCCCGCTGATGTTCTCGCACAGCGTGCATGGCGATTTGAAGTGCGAAGACTGTCACCACAAGATGGGTGAGAGCGACGACATGAAGTGCACCAACTGTCACAGCGACATCAGCCGCGAAAACAAGCGCAATCCCGATTCTTTCGACAGCGCTTGGCATGCGCGGAAGAGCAAGCACTCCTGCGTCGGCTGCCACAAGGCCATGAAGCAAGGCCCGACCAAGTGCAACGATTGCCACACTAAGTAG
- the cobJ gene encoding precorrin-3B C(17)-methyltransferase, with amino-acid sequence MAGLGPGNPDHLTPAVCNALARAETIVGYKGYIRLLEPELLEGKQVISTGMTGEVERAGRAVDAALAGRETVVVSSGDPGVYAMAGLVLELLETRNALDSVRLEVLPGVPALCAAAALLGAPLMHDFASVSLSDLLTPWPLIERRVEAAASADFVIALYNPRSKRRTAHLPRALELIARHRNPNTPVGIVSRAMRPGQSVAVTTLDAIHPEDVDMQTVVLVGNSATRVSGGRMLTPRGYAGKYSLVDERK; translated from the coding sequence GTGGCCGGACTCGGTCCCGGAAACCCGGACCACCTGACTCCGGCCGTGTGCAACGCCCTGGCCCGGGCCGAGACCATTGTGGGCTACAAAGGCTATATCCGCCTGCTGGAGCCGGAATTGCTTGAAGGCAAGCAAGTGATTTCCACGGGCATGACCGGCGAAGTGGAACGCGCTGGCCGGGCCGTGGATGCCGCGCTGGCCGGCCGGGAAACCGTGGTGGTCTCCAGCGGTGATCCGGGCGTGTACGCCATGGCCGGGTTGGTGCTGGAACTGCTGGAAACGCGCAACGCCCTGGACTCGGTACGCCTGGAGGTGCTGCCCGGTGTTCCGGCCCTCTGTGCGGCTGCGGCCCTGCTGGGCGCGCCCTTGATGCACGACTTTGCCTCGGTGAGCCTCTCGGATCTGCTCACGCCCTGGCCGCTCATTGAACGGCGGGTGGAAGCAGCGGCCAGCGCGGATTTCGTCATTGCCCTGTATAACCCGCGCTCCAAGCGCCGCACAGCACATCTGCCCCGGGCGCTGGAACTCATTGCCCGCCACCGCAATCCGAATACGCCCGTGGGCATCGTGAGCCGGGCCATGCGTCCGGGCCAGAGCGTTGCCGTGACCACGCTGGACGCGATTCACCCCGAGGATGTGGATATGCAGACCGTTGTTCTCGTGGGCAATTCCGCCACCCGCGTTTCAGGGGGGCGCATGCTCACGCCCCGCGGCTATGCCGGGAAATACAGCCTTGTGGATGAACGGAAATAA
- a CDS encoding cobalt-precorrin 5A hydrolase has translation MPEPAANPPSTAILAFSRLGMPLGLELARFLKAELWVPQRLAAHADTSALDMVQTFDALDECMQRIFHTRTAHVFIGATGIAVRAIAPHVRSKATDPAVVVLDQNGKHCVSLLSGHLGGANALTRRIAEFTGAQAVITTGTDCAGLPAPDDLARKLELRASNIPCIKAVNALLLEGEAPQLYDPLDIFSRHKQGTRPLSHWFHPCRTPEAWNPNVPGVWIHWTTPPQNAFALHPPCLHAGLGCRRGTSAQEILTFLRTTVQEHGLAIPALADLSSIEAKADEPGLLQAADTLGLSLQFYPADRLSRVTTPTPSALVQQHMGVPSVCEAAAILSANNGPLILPKRHNNRITLAVAVSSWPDSVPETRTT, from the coding sequence ATGCCCGAACCCGCTGCCAATCCACCCTCCACGGCGATCCTTGCCTTCAGCCGCCTTGGGATGCCCCTGGGCCTTGAACTCGCCCGGTTCTTGAAGGCGGAGCTGTGGGTGCCGCAACGGCTGGCTGCCCATGCCGACACGTCCGCCCTGGACATGGTGCAGACCTTCGACGCTCTGGACGAATGCATGCAGCGGATTTTTCACACCCGCACGGCCCATGTGTTCATCGGCGCCACGGGCATCGCGGTGCGCGCCATTGCTCCCCATGTTCGAAGCAAGGCCACGGACCCGGCCGTGGTGGTGCTGGACCAGAACGGGAAACACTGCGTCAGTCTGCTTTCCGGGCATCTGGGCGGAGCCAATGCCCTGACCCGGCGCATTGCCGAATTCACCGGGGCGCAAGCCGTGATCACCACGGGGACGGACTGCGCCGGACTGCCCGCCCCGGATGACCTGGCCCGGAAACTGGAACTTCGTGCCTCCAACATCCCCTGCATCAAAGCGGTCAACGCCCTGTTGCTGGAAGGCGAAGCCCCGCAACTGTACGATCCCCTGGATATTTTTTCCCGCCACAAGCAGGGGACGCGTCCCCTGTCCCATTGGTTTCACCCCTGCCGCACGCCCGAGGCATGGAACCCAAATGTTCCAGGGGTATGGATTCACTGGACAACGCCCCCGCAAAACGCCTTTGCCCTGCATCCGCCCTGCCTGCACGCCGGGCTGGGCTGCCGCCGGGGAACGTCCGCCCAGGAAATATTGACGTTCCTTCGTACCACGGTACAGGAGCACGGCCTTGCGATTCCGGCGCTGGCCGACCTTTCCAGCATCGAAGCCAAAGCCGATGAGCCAGGGCTGCTGCAAGCCGCCGACACACTCGGCCTTTCTCTACAATTTTATCCAGCGGACCGGTTGAGCCGTGTGACCACGCCCACCCCCTCCGCCCTGGTACAACAGCATATGGGGGTTCCTTCAGTATGCGAAGCCGCCGCGATTCTGAGCGCGAACAACGGTCCTCTGATTCTGCCCAAGCGCCACAACAACCGCATCACGCTGGCGGTGGCGGTCTCGTCGTGGCCGGACTCGGTCCCGGAAACCCGGACCACCTGA